The Thermotoga neapolitana DSM 4359 sequence TCATCCAGATAGTCAAAGCCGTACCACATCTCTTCACTTCCAATCACCACTCCCTTCACAGCGGGAATGGCAAAAAAGAGGGAACCTATCTTCGAGTCGAGCTTTTTGAAAAGATCGGAGTAGCTCCCGATGCCTGCCGGGACACCTCTTGCAATGACCTTCACCTTGCCGCCGAGGGTGTTTCCCTCTTCTTTCGCCCTGTCGATCTCGGAGATCATTCCTTCCGTTGCCTCTGGATCTGGACAGAAAACGGCCGATTCGTCCCTCTTTCTTCTCAACTCCTCAAAATTGTCTGGGATATTCTTCGCTTCCACGTTTCCAAGTCTTGTGACAAACCCGAGAACATCTATGTTGAACTCTCTGAGGAGACTCTTCAGAAGAGCACCCGCCGCCGTGAGAGCCACCGTCCATCTGGCACTGGATCGTTCCACGTAGACGTTCAGATCCGGCAGTTTGTACTTCACAAAGGCAGCGTAATCTATGTGACCCGGTCTCGGCACGCTTCGAACGTCTTTCACCGGGTTGCCCGCTTTGTTTGGAACGAGAATCGTCACCGGTGCTCCCGTTGTGATACCTCCCCACACTCCGGAGACGATCTCGAAGGCATCTTCTTCCATGCTCATCCTCTTTCCTCTACCGTAGCAATTTCTTCTCCTGAAAAGCTCTCTTCTTATGATTTCTTCGTCGATCTTCAAACCCGCAGGAATCCCTTCCAAAACCGCTATCATGTACTTTCCGTGGGAATCTCCCGCTATTGTGAGCCTCATCTCAGTACCTCCTCGAACACTTCTTTGAACGATCTTTCATCGTAGATTCCCCATATTTTGAGATTCTCCATCGCCTGATAGTAAAACATGAGGTTTCCCTTTACAACGTGTTCCACTCCCAATCTCTTCGCATCAGAAACGAGAGGAGTCTCAAAGTACACCACGTCGTAAACAAGATACAGACCTTTCAAAGAAGCTTCGGAAACGGTCAGTTTCTCTCCCTTCATTCCAACGGAAGTGGTGTTGAAGAGACTCTTCGCCTTTTTCACAACCTCGTCGAGCTGATCGAGAGAGAAAATTTTCACAGGAAAATCGAGAGCCTTCGCCCTTTCGATCGTTCTGTTCACCACCCAGATGTCTTTCACGCCCATCTGGAGGAGAGCGTAGATCACAGCACGTGCGGCTCCGCCCGCTCCCACAACGACAACGGGTTCTTTCACCTCTACACCCTCGAGCGATTTCACAACGCCAACCCAGTCGGTGTTGTATCCCTTTCCCCGAAAGACGCAGTTCACGGCTTTTATTCTCTGCGCATCTTCAGATGGTTCGACGTACCGCATCACTCTTTCTTTGTGAGGAATTGTCGCGTTGAAACCATCGTATTCTTCGAGAATCCTTCTTATCTCCGTGTCGAAAGATTCAGGTGGTATCTCTTCCATACCGTACGAGTGGTTCATTCCCGCCCTTTTGAAATACTCGTTGTAAAGCCTTGGTGATATGCTGTGACTCACCGGATACCCTATGATGCAGAATTTCATGATATCACCACTCTCTCCAGCAGTTCGTAAAAGTTCGGGAAAGACACCGCCACGCATTCGTGATCTTTCACATCAACCCCCTCTTCACTCACGAGCCCTGCTATGGAAAAGAGCATAGCCATTCTGTGGTCGCCTTCTGGATCCACCGATCCACCTTTTATGCTCTGCTTTCCAACGATCTTGAAACCATCTTTGAACTCTTCTATTTCGACACCGAGCCGTTTGAAGTTTTCCACCAGAACCCTTATCCTGTCGGATTCCTTCTTTCTCAACTCCTCCGCGTTTCTCACAACCGTTTCTCCTTCCGCAAAAACACCGAGAAGCGCCACAAGAGGCAGTTCATCTATCATGAGAGGTACGAGGTGTTCGGGAACAACCACACCTTTCAGGTTTGGAGATGTCTCAACCCTCACAGTTCCTATCGGTTCAAGATTTTCTTCCGTGATCTCCCACTCCAGGTTGGCTCCCATGAGTTTCATAACTTCGAGGAGTCCCGTTCGGGTGGGATTCAGGCCAACGTCCGTTACTGTGATTCGAGCGTTGGGATGAATGGCGCCGAGAACCACGAAGAAAGCAGCCGACGAGATATCACCAGGGACTTTCATCGTGAAACCCCTGAAGGTAGCAGGCTCCAGAACCACACGTGTTCCCTCCACCTCGACGGGAACACCGAGGTTTTTGAGCATCCTTTCCGTGTGATCTCTGCTTTTTGCTGGTTCGATAACGATTGTTCGTCCGCTGGCTCTGAGCCCCGCCAGAAGAACCGCGCTCTTCACTTGAGCGCTCGCCACCGGTGTTTTATAGCTGATACCGGAAAGGTGATTTCCCTTGATAGCCATGGGAAGGTAGTTGTTCTGCCTCGCCATGAAACGCGCTCCCATCATCTCCAGAGGTTCGATCACTCTTCTCATCGGCCTTCTGGAAAGAGAAGAATCCCCGTAAAGCACTGTGAACATCTCGTATGAAGCAAGAACTCCACTCATCAACCTCGTGGTTGTTCCGGAGTTTCCACAGAAGAGAGGTTCTATTGGCTCAGCGAAGGGCTTCGGAAAGACCTTCATCTTTTCCCAATCGCCTTCAAAACGTGTACCGAGTTTTTCGAGAATATCGTGGGTTCTCTCCGTGTCCAGACATCTCAAAAGGTTGTAAAGTGTGCTTTCGCTCTCTGCAAGGGCCGAGAGAATGAGAGCCCTGTGAGTTATGGATTTGTCCGGAGGAACGCTCAGCACTCCTTCAACCTTCTTCGCCGGAAGTACCTTCAAGATATCACTTCCCTTATCACTTTTTTCAGGTTTTCGAAATCCTCTTTCTCTGTGAGATGATATAAAACATTCAGAAAGTTTCTTGCGTTCTCCAGGTATTTGAGGATGTTTTCTTTATTATATCTGATCATATCCAGCGCCATCTCCATGTTCTGTTTCGAAAGTCTCGTGTTGGAAAGATAACCAGGTCCCGCGTATTCTTCAAAGGGTTTCCCTACGTACCGTGCGCTCAGTGAGATCAAGTACTGAACGTGGCTCACCGCAGCGACGATCTCGTCGTGGATCCTGTAGTCTATCCACAAAGGTCTGGCACCAAGATCTTTCACGATGTTTTCAATCATCCCATCCTCTTTTCCGTCGAGAGAGCAGAGAAAGAAGATCTTTCCGTCGAACATTTCTCGATCCCAACCTGATTTTCCCTTTCGTTCGTTTCCGGCCATGGGATGTCCTCCTGTGAAGTTCAATCCCCTCTCTCTGGCTATTTCCATGAAAGGTGTCTTCACGCTCGCCACATCGAGAATCTTCCCTGAAAAGTCCGTTTCTTTCAGGAATCTCTCCTCGACGCTCATGGGAAGCGCAAGAACGAGAAGGTCTGTATCGTAGAGATCGCTTTCCTTTGAAACAGTTTCTATTCCGTTTTCTTCCAATGCTTTCATCGTTTCTTCATCTCTGTCGAAGGCTGTGACATGATGCTTTTCTTTCAATTTAAGTGCGATCGATCCACCGATGCATCCCGCTCCGAGCACAGAAATTTTCAATTCACCTTCACCCCCAGGGCATCAGCGAGTTTCTTCATTTCCTGAACCAGTTCCTTGAAGAGCTCGAAGTCAAGACTCTGTTTTCCATCCGAAAGTGCCTTCTCCGGCTCCGGATGAACCTCCACAATGATTCCATGAGCTCCAACCGCTATAGCGGCCCGGGAGAGTGGAATAACGAGGTCTCTTCTTCCCCCAGAGTGGCTCGGATCCACCAGAATGGGAAGATGGGATTCCTTTCTGATTATAGGAACAGCGGATATATCGAGTGTGTTCCTCGTGGCCTTTTCGAACGTTCTGATTCCCCTTTCACACAGTATGATCTTCGTGTTTCCAGAGTTTGCGATGTATTCAGCGGAGAGAAGGAACTCTTCGATGGTGTTCATGAAACCCCTTTTCAGAAGAACGGGTTTGTTGTAGCTTCCCGCTTTAGAGAGCAATCTGAAGTTCTGAGCGTTTCTCGCTCCTATCTGAATGATATCAGCGTACTCGGCCACTTTTGGAAGATCGTCTTCTCCGAGAGCCTCCGTCACCACGTACATACCGTACTTGTCGGCAGCTTCTCTCAGGTACTCCAACCCTTTCTCTCCGAGTCCTTGGAAAGAGTAAGGAGATGTTCGAGGCTTGTAAGCCCCTCCCCTCAAAACCTTGACACCGAGTTCGCTCAAAAAGTGCGCGGTTTCCATGAGCATTTCCCTGCCCTCAACTGAGCACGGTCCCGCTATGATGGTGAAGTAGCCGTTTCCTATCTTCACATCTCCGAGGTCGATCACCGTGTCCTCCGGATGGAACTCACGAGAGACGAGTTTGTAAGGCTTGAGCACCCTCACAACGCTTTCCACACAGTCCAAAGATTCGAACTTGTCCGCCACCACGTACCTATCGTCCCCGATGATCCCAATAACCGTTCTTTCCTGACCTTTGGAAATGTGACACTTCAAGTTGTAACTCTCAGCCAACTTCACCACCTTCCTTATATCTTCTTCTGTGGAACCGGGTTTCAAAACGACTATCATAGATCTACCACCTCCTACGGGATTTTGGTAATAAAAAAAGGGCTCCGCTGCCCGGAGCCCTTCAGTGTTTTCTATCGCTCCGGGCAGATACCGAAAGAGGCACCTGCCCGGAGCGGTCGCACTCACGGACAGGTGCCCCTGTTAAACCAAAAGTAATAATAATTGTGTTCAATCGATTTGAGACATATTATTCTTCCACATCGCATAACCTTTCACCCCTGTTTGGTTACTATTCTAACAAACAACGCTGGAAAAATCAAGTGGGAAGCTCTTTTCCCCTCAAAGCTACCAGAAGCAGCACAGCGACCAGAAAAGAAAGCGCTCCGACAATATAGTAAAGAAAATGGACCGGTACTCTATCAACGAGGTATCCGTAGAGAACCGATCCGAGCGGAGTGACTCCGTTTGCCACGAGAATGAGGAAAGAAAAGGCCCTCGCTCTGATGTGAGAAGGTGTCATCCTTTGAAACGCGGTGTCCAGAGGAACGTTGATGATAGGATTCAAAAAACCCATTATCAGGAAAGTGATGAAGAACAACGAGAAGATGACCAGCCTGCTCAAAGAAAAATCAGGCATGACAAGAAAACCAAGGAAGACGATGGGAAGTTCAAAAAGAAAGATAGAAATCTTCATGGCCTTCCACATGTTCTTCTTTGACAGGTACGATGCGATCAGAAAGTTCCCAAGAAGCGCCCCTAAGGTGAAGGAAGTCTCCAGGAAACCAAATTCCTGAGCCGAAAATTTCATCACTTCCCTGATCGTGTAAGGATACACCACCATGAACAGCGGAGAGATGAGCAGATTCAGAAAAAGTGCGAAGATCAAAATGGTTCGTATGAGTTCGTGGTTCCAGATGAAGAGAAATCCTTCTTTGAGATCTTCAAGAATCTGAGAGAATTTTGCTGGCTTTTTCTCCACCTTTCGGCTGTAAACGATGAAGATCTCACTGATGGCAGAGAGGACAAAAGACACTCCATTCACAAGAAAAACGATCGCTATACCGTAGAATCCGTAGATCACTCCTCCCAGTGCGGGGCCCAGGATCTGTGGAAAGATCCTCACCATACCCATGATGGAGTTGGCTCTCATGAGAAAATCCTGAGGAACGATATCGGGAAACATCGCACCTGTCGGTATATCGAAGAGATTGTCCATGACAGCCATCGCTATCTGAGAAACGTAGAGAACGGGAAGGGTGACGGAGTTTCTGAACGCAAGAAGGGCCAGAAAACAGATGAGAAATCCCCTCAGAAAATCCATCGAGACCATGAGAAACTTTCTGTCTCCCCTGTCTCCCACGATCCCGGCTATGGGTGTGAAAAGGATCCTCGGAACCATGTAGGCTACGGTCATCAGAGCAACAGCAGATCCGGAGTGTGTCAGATCCAGTACAAAAAGAGGAATCGCAACCGCCTGAATGGAACTTCCAAGAATCGATACGAACCTTCCGAGGGCAAGAAGGAAGAAGTTCCTCTTCCAGTGTAAGAGCTCATTCACAGTACTCCCTCCTCATCGATCCTGAAGACTTCCAGGTACCATTGCACTGGATGTTTCTGTGACACCCAGTTCCCAAACCGCCGGTGAAGATGAAGCTGTCTCTACAGGAGAAAAAAACAGCACATACAGCCATATCAAAGAAAACAACATCACCACAAGAATCGTCGAAACCATCAGATACACCTTCATGGAAGATCACTCCTTTCCTTCGACCTTCTTCTTGGAAGAAACAGAGATGTTACTGATGAAAGGAGAGACCATTTTCAAAATACCGCTGACGAAGAAGTTCGATATCCTCGCGATATCACCTTCCACCACCGGCGTTTTCCCTGATTCTTTGACACCGACGAGAGCGAGATCTCCCTTCACCGTTCCTCCATCGAATTCGATCTTTCCGCCGATGACGGCAAGATCACCTTCCACCTCTCCGGAAAAGAACGTTTCACAGTTGATGAGCGCAAGATCTCCTTTGATTTTTCCCCTTATGATCGCTTTCTTTTTAGAAAGGACGAGATCTTCTTCCACTATCTCGTTTTCGCCGAGGATGTAGTCGCCCTCCCGTTCAGAAAAATCACCTTTTGGCCCGATTTCTTCTCTTTCCTTTTCCTGTACCGCCTTTATCAGCATCTCCCCTTCTTCTGGACTGATTTCTTCCCTTGCCACAGCTTCCAGGATCTTTCTGATCTCCTCAGACATCGCTCTCTCCTCCTTTTTTCCTCTTCTTCAGAATTTCCAAAGCTTCCTCAACGCTGATCTTCCCTTCTTTCACCTGCTTGAAGAGATCCTCTTCTGCAGCTTCTTCCTCTACTTCTCCAAGGGGTTGGAGATTCATCTTCTCCAGGATTCTCTCCAGCTTCCCCCTCAAGGCGAAATAGCCCTGTCCTGTGTAACGCTCTATCTCCTTCAAATTCCCACGCGCCTTGAAGAATAGAATCACGAACTCGAGTTCATCTTTGTCGAGAAAATCGAACGGGCTCGCTTTGAAATGTCCCCGCACAGTGACATCGTCTCTTTTGCAGTGAAGCTCTGTAACTATCATTTCTTTTCCGCAGACCGGACACTTGGGCAACATATTTTGTCACCTCCTGCAAAATATTTTAGACTAGCACCAAATATTTTGTCAAGTCCCCAAAAATTTTTCTGTGAGGATTCTTATTGCTCCCTTCTTCACCGTGAAATGAGTCTTTCTTTACATATAATTAGCGTTACCTTATTTGACTCTTAATCTCCCGATGATACACTTACACATGAAAAATGAGAGTAATTCTCAAAAAGGAGGTGAGG is a genomic window containing:
- a CDS encoding DUF2089 domain-containing protein — encoded protein: MLPKCPVCGKEMIVTELHCKRDDVTVRGHFKASPFDFLDKDELEFVILFFKARGNLKEIERYTGQGYFALRGKLERILEKMNLQPLGEVEEEAAEEDLFKQVKEGKISVEEALEILKKRKKGGESDV
- a CDS encoding MFS transporter; the protein is MNELLHWKRNFFLLALGRFVSILGSSIQAVAIPLFVLDLTHSGSAVALMTVAYMVPRILFTPIAGIVGDRGDRKFLMVSMDFLRGFLICFLALLAFRNSVTLPVLYVSQIAMAVMDNLFDIPTGAMFPDIVPQDFLMRANSIMGMVRIFPQILGPALGGVIYGFYGIAIVFLVNGVSFVLSAISEIFIVYSRKVEKKPAKFSQILEDLKEGFLFIWNHELIRTILIFALFLNLLISPLFMVVYPYTIREVMKFSAQEFGFLETSFTLGALLGNFLIASYLSKKNMWKAMKISIFLFELPIVFLGFLVMPDFSLSRLVIFSLFFITFLIMGFLNPIINVPLDTAFQRMTPSHIRARAFSFLILVANGVTPLGSVLYGYLVDRVPVHFLYYIVGALSFLVAVLLLVALRGKELPT
- the aroC gene encoding chorismate synthase; its protein translation is MRLTIAGDSHGKYMIAVLEGIPAGLKIDEEIIRRELFRRRNCYGRGKRMSMEEDAFEIVSGVWGGITTGAPVTILVPNKAGNPVKDVRSVPRPGHIDYAAFVKYKLPDLNVYVERSSARWTVALTAAGALLKSLLREFNIDVLGFVTRLGNVEAKNIPDNFEELRRKRDESAVFCPDPEATEGMISEIDRAKEEGNTLGGKVKVIARGVPAGIGSYSDLFKKLDSKIGSLFFAIPAVKGVVIGSEEMWYGFDYLDEFELEDGRIKRRTNNLGGIEGGITNGEDVWVNVFVKPIPTTGKPLNSVDLRTMEPAKTPYVRSDVTAVPPASVVCEAALAVVISDALLEHLGDGNIDDLKRRFGNENLPRWDDGFWKEYDR
- the aroA gene encoding 3-phosphoshikimate 1-carboxyvinyltransferase, with product MKVLPAKKVEGVLSVPPDKSITHRALILSALAESESTLYNLLRCLDTERTHDILEKLGTRFEGDWEKMKVFPKPFAEPIEPLFCGNSGTTTRLMSGVLASYEMFTVLYGDSSLSRRPMRRVIEPLEMMGARFMARQNNYLPMAIKGNHLSGISYKTPVASAQVKSAVLLAGLRASGRTIVIEPAKSRDHTERMLKNLGVPVEVEGTRVVLEPATFRGFTMKVPGDISSAAFFVVLGAIHPNARITVTDVGLNPTRTGLLEVMKLMGANLEWEITEENLEPIGTVRVETSPNLKGVVVPEHLVPLMIDELPLVALLGVFAEGETVVRNAEELRKKESDRIRVLVENFKRLGVEIEEFKDGFKIVGKQSIKGGSVDPEGDHRMAMLFSIAGLVSEEGVDVKDHECVAVSFPNFYELLERVVIS
- the aroF gene encoding 3-deoxy-7-phosphoheptulonate synthase, producing the protein MIVVLKPGSTEEDIRKVVKLAESYNLKCHISKGQERTVIGIIGDDRYVVADKFESLDCVESVVRVLKPYKLVSREFHPEDTVIDLGDVKIGNGYFTIIAGPCSVEGREMLMETAHFLSELGVKVLRGGAYKPRTSPYSFQGLGEKGLEYLREAADKYGMYVVTEALGEDDLPKVAEYADIIQIGARNAQNFRLLSKAGSYNKPVLLKRGFMNTIEEFLLSAEYIANSGNTKIILCERGIRTFEKATRNTLDISAVPIIRKESHLPILVDPSHSGGRRDLVIPLSRAAIAVGAHGIIVEVHPEPEKALSDGKQSLDFELFKELVQEMKKLADALGVKVN
- a CDS encoding prephenate dehydrogenase produces the protein MKISVLGAGCIGGSIALKLKEKHHVTAFDRDEETMKALEENGIETVSKESDLYDTDLLVLALPMSVEERFLKETDFSGKILDVASVKTPFMEIARERGLNFTGGHPMAGNERKGKSGWDREMFDGKIFFLCSLDGKEDGMIENIVKDLGARPLWIDYRIHDEIVAAVSHVQYLISLSARYVGKPFEEYAGPGYLSNTRLSKQNMEMALDMIRYNKENILKYLENARNFLNVLYHLTEKEDFENLKKVIREVIS
- the aroE gene encoding shikimate 5-dehydrogenase; the encoded protein is MKFCIIGYPVSHSISPRLYNEYFKRAGMNHSYGMEEIPPESFDTEIRRILEEYDGFNATIPHKERVMRYVEPSEDAQRIKAVNCVFRGKGYNTDWVGVVKSLEGVEVKEPVVVVGAGGAARAVIYALLQMGVKDIWVVNRTIERAKALDFPVKIFSLDQLDEVVKKAKSLFNTTSVGMKGEKLTVSEASLKGLYLVYDVVYFETPLVSDAKRLGVEHVVKGNLMFYYQAMENLKIWGIYDERSFKEVFEEVLR